From Lytechinus variegatus isolate NC3 chromosome 16, Lvar_3.0, whole genome shotgun sequence, the proteins below share one genomic window:
- the LOC121429943 gene encoding cholecystokinin receptor type A-like, giving the protein MSTEGDVVYIHEVQLSNLYAMTDGDGCPLEMGNYSIVAYADEYLYPPGEAVLITIIMPIIWAIGAISNIAFIFVVVRIRRMRTVTNFYLLNLAVADIMFLCFAVGEKLGRYAASPIYNDQFNLKPVGCVLVNFFVQLSFYGSIFLVTLVTLEKYYAVCRPVQHRLISGNKRTIRTIAAAWLLAIAFAAILIPAWANWTRSCLNWPDIEKYNSLPKIFATCRPLSVTYAYFSNGMQTIPFFVVLVLNLLMYVFIIRAVNTRVVARENHLASSVARRVRIRDQVVRMLVVNGIIFFICLAPLQIFSFASMIIGILEAVTGSSFVINHEEQILWTCRIFSYINSAINPFVYAFTNPRYREAFMEAFACCHSLKRHLLKKARVQENGSSNVSTDQTATMKRFQIRKESMATTDSQLSKSRSPSIIANDVAI; this is encoded by the coding sequence ATGTCGACCGAAGGCGACGTGGTTTATATACACGAGGTACAGTTGAGTAATCTTTATGCCATGACTGACGGAGATGGATGTCCGCTAGAGATGGGTAATTATTCGATCGTAGCTTATGCAGACGAATATCTTTACCCACCTGGTGAGGCggtcctcatcaccatcatcatgccGATCATTTGGGCCATCGGCGCCATATCCAATATTGCCTTCATTTTCGTCGTAGTGCGCATCCGTCGCATGCGTACCGTCACCAACTTCTACCTCCTCAATCTGGCCGTCGCGGACATCATGTTTTTGTGTTTTGCAGTTGGAGAAAAGCTGGGCCGTTATGCAGCGTCCCCAATTTACAATGATCAGTTCAACCTGAAGCCAGTCGGATGCGTGCTCGTCAACTTCTTCGTACAGCTCTCCTTCTATGGCTCCATCTTTTTGGTTACTCTGGTAACCCTAGAGAAGTACTACGCAGTGTGTCGACCTGTCCAACACCGGCTTATCAGTGGGAATAAACGAACGATCCGGACCATAGCGGCGGCGTGGTTACTGGCGATTGCTTTCGCAGCAATCCTCATTCCAGCGTGGGCAAACTGGACCCGGAGTTGTTTGAATTGGCCGGATATTGAAAAGTACAACTCCTTACCAAAAATATTCGCCACCTGCCGCCCATTGTCTGTCACGTATGCTTATTTCAGCAACGGTATGCAAACAATACCGTTTTTCGTCGTCTTGGTTCTTAACCTCCTTATGTATGTGTTTATCATACGCGCTGTTAATACGCGCGTAGTTGCACGCGAAAATCACCTTGCGTCATCTGTCGCACGTAGAGTCCGGATACGTGACCAGGTAGTGCGTATGCTCGTTGTAAATGGCATCATATTCTTCATTTGCCTCGCTCCGCTACAGATCTTTTCGTTCGCCTCGATGATTATCGGCATATTGGAGGCCGTTACGGGCAGCAGTTTCGTCATCAATCATGAGGAACAGATTCTCTGGACATGCCGTATCTTCTCCTACATCAATTCGGCCATCAACCCATTCGTGTATGCATTCACCAACCCGAGGTACCGAGAGGCATTTATGGAGGCATTTGCATGTTGTCATTCCCTAAAACGCCATCTGCTGAAGAAGGCAAGGGTCCAAGAGAATGGATCAAGTAATGTCAGCACGGATCAGACTGCCACCATGAAGCGATTCCAAATCCGCAAGGAGTCGATGGCCACAACCGATTCCCAACTGTCGAAAAGTCGCTCCCCATCGATTATCGCAAACGATGTTGCAATTTAA